The segment ttaaaattgacaaGTTTTTTAAtcgcaaattttattattgttgattttttgtgttttgtttgtttgccaatttttccaattttcctcacaattttctcacaaagaaATCGTGATtcgataatttttattttacacatTGGATACCAATTCGTTGCTTTTCTTTGCCATTTTGTGCAGTTGGACCAAAATTAGGCGCCCAAGGGAATGCCTCAACAACCTGTTGCtcttgtgtgattttttttgcgatcagaattttctctcttaagGTAAAAATCGCTCTGATAGCGCCTTCTCTGTTTTGTCTATTTCACCTGACAACCTCTCCAccaatcaaataatttttatttcagagTAGAGAACTGCTGATAAGAGTGTAGTGGACCTTCCCGAAGTTTCTCAGTTAATTCCGCGATAGTCTTCCTTGAGCGCTTGAGTGGGGCGAGAGCACGCGACGCAATGGTTAACACATCGCTGGCCGTGAGTGAGAGGCGCATTGTCCGGGAGAACTTTGTGAGTAGTGCCCATTCCCGCATTAACCTGTACGATGTTCCCGTGACGGCACTCCGGACGAAGACAAGGGAGCTAATGGCCCTCCTGCTGGACCCCATTAAGTATCTGCCGTCCGAGGAGGGTCGTCAGCGAGATTGGCGCGGAATTGCCGAGGTAACGGGCTTCCGGAATCAACAGACAACCTTCATTGGCAACCAGCGGAGCCCCACGCTGAAGCTGCTGGAGATGCTGGGCAAGCAAGGTGGGGAGGTTGTGACCCTGGCAGAGCTGCAGCGTATTCTGGGCATCATTGATCGATGGGATGTGGTAGACGACACCAATCAGTCATTCTGTAAGTATATTGGAGAACGCCATCCCCGCACTTGGCTCCCTTATCGCATGCCCCGGCAAATTCTTCCAAAGTCGCGCGCTATCGCTCCTAATTCGCGTCACACGATAAGGAAAACACCTCATTTGTATTTTCAGTGGAAGATGCGGAAATATTCCTCTGTGCCAAGCCGAAATTTGTTGAGCTCCCCGAGAAGGGAAGCGCCCCAAGTGAATGGGATGATGACACCAACATCCTGACGAATGACGACGCCCCGGGGCTCCTGCAGAAGTACGATGCTTTCGTCCTCTTTGCCGATGAGGACATCGAATATGCCACAGAATTGATTGAGCGACTCGAGGAGAGTGGATTTAAGGTTGGTCAATCTTCCATTTATTTCCTCATTCTTAcaccgaaagaaaaatgtgctAGAGGTTTAGAGAATTGTTGTTTACTGGGGCTCATCACTAAAGTAGTAGACTTGATTCTCCAGCATAGAGACACACGGGTCACTAAATTTGATTGTCACAATGTCATAATTCGGGGTTTTGtcattttgcttattttttgttttgtttaggTTATAAACAATAAACTTTCCTGTAATTATTGCAGTTTTTAGTCAAATACGAGTAATTAAATCAGTTTTTGAGCTAATTCATTGCTGTTAAACAACCGCGGATTTAGTGACTTTGTGTACCCACCACAAAgatattggtttgtccaatatttatccggatttctaacctaacatttttaccaATACATTTAACaccggaggactttactggtaattgctaccaattggaaccttaaaattgtcacagaataaaatttattggacttatctcgatgaatttagcatctatgtgtagggaattttaattactttaagatagcagaaagaaaatctcgagaaaagtattttctttggaaggtaattgaggtcaaagtcagaatccaacgcggaggatcaaattagtaataactaccagtcaaaatcccatacatttttgccgtggttttgaggttatgtttccccatatttcccaaataaagtactcttgttcacttttcctcggtaaaaatcattaatgtggactaattttattgccggaagtgattaaaaagttacttaaagaatcaaagtttgtgattatttaggcgcaataataaattatgtaaaattgtagctaaaaaagtcgtttgaattggcaattttgcatcgattctacggcaattttttttcagtgacgattttctaaattaaatatttagtaattcggtgtaggaatgcttgaaggagattgagaattagtgaaactttcgatccttgttcaataaactgattaataattaattattgagcatattttatcaactggtacttattaccaatttgatcctccgcgttgtgccaaatgttgggtcctccagtgttaatggggatgaatgagacagaaaatcaaaattgtactgaatttatgtgaatatcttaggttagaaatccgtgtaaatacTGGACAAACCAGTACATAGTCCAGTGGGGCAAATCTCTGATTGAGAGTAAAAATATCTCTAAATCTAGTGATTTTTACTTTCGTTGTATCTCGCTGTTCTCATGTTTTTGCGAAATTAATAAGTTAGAACGTGACTAAATGCAATCTCTCCTCCAACTTTTCACACGGAGAATGTTTTGCATAAATACAAACCTGATGATTTCTTATCAGATAGCGCTAAGATTAGATAAATGAGGGATTGCCGTGTGCCGCGATATCAGTCCAGCTTTCTTTATGACGATCAtgacggtttttttttagaaattatttcaaaatatttcccaggaaaaacaagaacttccgtaaaaaaaaagattttgattcattttttcccTATACTTGTAAATGATAAAgatttcctttctttcttttatctcCTTGCGAAATTCTCTATCTGTGCGTATTACGACGATCTATCTACCtactttaacgttttttttgcaatttgtttGCAATTTAGGCCGCAGCAATCAATCATTTATTCCATATCGGATTATACTTTGcaaatgttaaatatttttgtttgagaatagtattttgagatttattgtGTTTTGTTTTGAGGATTTTAGAAGAAcaaatttgaagaaatctcTGAAAATGTAAAGTTTGCTTTTTGAGTGATTCATTATGTAGATAAGATTTATCTTTTGCCCCAGAGAAGCgtggaatttaaaatataacaGTTATAAACACTGATAAAACTATGCTCGTTTGAATGAATAAAGTTCTGATTTTGCTTTAAGCTTTTGAGCTGTAAATTAAATATCTAGCATTAAGAATTGTAATAGAATTTCTCAgacatttagaatttttttacgtGTTTCTATGCTAAGAAGAATTACGATTAAATAGAGGAGAAATGGAACAATTTagtcaaatttttatttaatgtttacTAATCAAGTCATTACAATTTTGATtagtaaattaatgattttttcattaacaaattatagtttttttaacaattttactAAATATCAACGAAAAGCCAAATTAActgataaaagtttaaaatgcaaaaactgaagaaacttttgaattgattaagaaatattaaaattcttttaaatttaataaaatattaatttgataaaattatgtaaagtttggttaagttttcttacgcatgaaaatcattttgaaaagtttgaaaagaatcttaagtacgtaataataataataattgtttattCATGCCCCAGGTAAAGAATACATAGAGGGACTATATACAATTagctaattttattgaaaaaatccgTTCACTAGATACCTATACTTactcaaataaaagaatatcaagatataaaaaaaaatttagcgaTTTCTAAACTTAAAAATAGAAGTTTAAAAGACTTCGTTCAGCTTCGTTTCTTTTCGCTTCTTCTCGTCTCAGATCGTTCATTTTCGTTTTTGTTCGTTTTACGTCGTTCCCCTTGATCGTTTTCTTGATCATGCTTTGGTTGTGAATGTTTTAGCCCCTTTTGTGTAACTTTCTTTGCCCCATTGGgctttttaaaataacgaACTCCTATTTCTTTTTGCCTTCAGCTCTGCGAGAAGAGTCGCGATTTGAAGGCAGGACATCAGGAGCATGATGCCATTTGTCGTCTAATAGCGGAGAGGTGCAACAAATTGATCTTAATTGTGACACAAGCCTTCCTCCAGAGTGCCGCCAATACGTTCTTCGTGAATGTTGGGCAGGCCTTTAGTATAGGTAATGATGACGATtgtttagaaagaaaaaaatatataatcttCCCTCCTTCTTATCATTTGAGCACAAAATGACGCCAATTTTGATAAGATGGGGAGTAatcgtttattttctattgattttttttcttttcggtGCAGAAAAACGGCGTCGGATGATAATACCGTGTCTGTATGAGAAATGTATTTTGCCACCGAATCTCAGTTTCTACTTTGTACTCAATTATCAAACATctgggaaattatttaatttctggGATAAACTGAAGCAATCAATAAGGAATAC is part of the Lutzomyia longipalpis isolate SR_M1_2022 chromosome 3, ASM2433408v1 genome and harbors:
- the LOC129791764 gene encoding myeloid differentiation primary response protein MyD88, which codes for MVNTSLAVSERRIVRENFVSSAHSRINLYDVPVTALRTKTRELMALLLDPIKYLPSEEGRQRDWRGIAEVTGFRNQQTTFIGNQRSPTLKLLEMLGKQGGEVVTLAELQRILGIIDRWDVVDDTNQSFLEDAEIFLCAKPKFVELPEKGSAPSEWDDDTNILTNDDAPGLLQKYDAFVLFADEDIEYATELIERLEESGFKLCEKSRDLKAGHQEHDAICRLIAERCNKLILIVTQAFLQSAANTFFVNVGQAFSIEKRRRMIIPCLYEKCILPPNLSFYFVLNYQTSGKLFNFWDKLKQSIRNTPMESVAVQLAKPTITITEVDSPQTSKLAAIEGAKTNEKTPDSPPVHPIYNSSKPSIVIKKSYSPEPQRKIWPPAAKQRTVSMWELSTNPDSGKGSDSPMSPLPALVSPSSGSKKEKWYKKLLTPSTKKSCDGSSGVEDDAISTGSSASTGKEKTKKRWFRKKKTPVAMPS